Within the Bacteroidales bacterium genome, the region GATTTCGCAACAGGATATTTATATTTTGGTTTACATAGAGAAGATAATTTATGGGTATTCAGGGAATGGGCGCCAAATGCTGTTAAAATATATCTCATTGGTAATTTTAATAATTGGGAAGAAAAAGATGAATTCAGATTTCAGGAAAAGGATAATGGAATATGGGAGCTAAAATTACCATTAGAAAAAATACATCACAAGGTTCTTTATAAATTATCTATATATTGGAAAGACGGGAAAGGAGAAAGAATTCCCGCCTGGTCAAAAAGGGTGATACAGGATGAAAAAACATTAATATTCTCATCGCAGTTATGGCAAGCTGTAGAATCTTACAATTGGAAAAACGATTCTTTAAGAAAAGCTCCTGAAACACCATTGATTTATGAAGCACATATAGGAATGGCTACCGAAGAAGAAAAGGTAGGTAGTTTTGATGAATTTCGTTTGAATGTTTTACCAAGAATTAAAAAAGCCGGATATAATGTTATTCAGTTGATGGCAATTCAGGAACATCCGTATTATGGTTCGTTTGGATATCATGTTTCTAATTTTTTTGCTGTTTCATCACGTTTTGGAACCCCATGCGAATTAAAAAAACTAATTGATGAAGCACACGGAATGGGCATTATGATAATTATGGATTTAGTTCATTCTCATTCAGTTAAAAATGAAATTGAAGGTTTGGCAAAATATGACGGCACACCTTATCAGTTTTTTCATGATGGTAATAGGAGAGAACATGTTGCATGGGATTCTTTATGCTTTGATTATAGCAAAAATGAAGTCCTGCATTTTCTTTTATCAAATATTAAATTTTGGTTAGAAGAATATCATTTTGATGGTTTCCGTTTCGATGGAGTTACAAGTATGTTGTATCTTGACCATGGTTTATCACGTGATTTTAGCAGTTATAATGATTATTTTGACGGACAGCAGGATGAAGATGCCATTACTTATTTTATTCTCGCTAATAAACTTATTCATGAAGTTAATCCTGAAGCAATTTCCATAGCAGAAGAAATGAGTGGTTATCCGGGACTTGCCACTCCTATTAAAGATGGCGGACTTGGATTTGATTACAGGCTGGCTATGGGAATACCAGATTTCTGGATAAAATTAATCAAAGAATTACCTGATGAAAAATGGAATATTAAGCATATTTATCATGAACTGACAAATAAAAGAGCTGAAGAAAAAACTATAAGTTATGCCGAATCACACGACCAGGCTTTAGTTGGCGATAAAACAATAATTTTCCGTCTGATTGATAAAGAAATGTACTATTCTATGGATATTGACAGTCAGAACTTACTAATAGACAGGGGGATAGCGCTTCATAAAATAATTCGCCTGATTACACTTGCAACTTCGGGTGGCGGATATCTTAATTTCATGGGAAATGAATTTGGGCATCCCGAATGGATCGATTTTCCAAGAGAAGGAAATAACTGGTCGTATAAATATGCACGAAGACAATGGAGATTAGCTGATGATAATACTCTTCGCTATAATCATTTATTAAAGTTTGATGAAGCAATGATTAAGCTTGTTAAAGACGAGAAAATCTTTAATGATATTTCTCAATCAGTTTGGGAAAATGAAAATGACCAAATATTAATATTTAAAAGAGGAGGGCTTTTATTTGTTTTTAATTTTAATCCTGTACAATCGTTTTCTGACTATGGAATACCTGTTAAT harbors:
- a CDS encoding alpha amylase C-terminal domain-containing protein — translated: MNSLKIVKNDPWLEPYNNIISNRIKFAYNKEKELTGNNSLSDFATGYLYFGLHREDNLWVFREWAPNAVKIYLIGNFNNWEEKDEFRFQEKDNGIWELKLPLEKIHHKVLYKLSIYWKDGKGERIPAWSKRVIQDEKTLIFSSQLWQAVESYNWKNDSLRKAPETPLIYEAHIGMATEEEKVGSFDEFRLNVLPRIKKAGYNVIQLMAIQEHPYYGSFGYHVSNFFAVSSRFGTPCELKKLIDEAHGMGIMIIMDLVHSHSVKNEIEGLAKYDGTPYQFFHDGNRREHVAWDSLCFDYSKNEVLHFLLSNIKFWLEEYHFDGFRFDGVTSMLYLDHGLSRDFSSYNDYFDGQQDEDAITYFILANKLIHEVNPEAISIAEEMSGYPGLATPIKDGGLGFDYRLAMGIPDFWIKLIKELPDEKWNIKHIYHELTNKRAEEKTISYAESHDQALVGDKTIIFRLIDKEMYYSMDIDSQNLLIDRGIALHKIIRLITLATSGGGYLNFMGNEFGHPEWIDFPREGNNWSYKYARRQWRLADDNTLRYNHLLKFDEAMIKLVKDEKIFNDISQSVWENENDQILIFKRGGLLFVFNFNPVQSFSDYGIPVNSGKFKIVLSSDSKIFGGFDRIDEKITYYTIPEKGFNSQHYLKLYIPARTAIVLKRIQITKVKY